A genomic stretch from Qipengyuania pelagi includes:
- the glpD gene encoding glycerol-3-phosphate dehydrogenase: MRDLLVIGGGINGAGIARDAAGRGLSVTLCEKDDLAAHTSSASTKLVHGGLRYLETYEFRLVAEALREREVLLKAAPHIVWPLRFVLPHDRNLRPRWMLRLGLFLYDRIGGRRTLPGSHGVDLRKPPHRAILKDRLTRGFEYSDCWVEDSRMTVLAAMDARELGAEILTRTECIGLERTADGWIAALRQPDGSERVVEARAVVNAAGPWVDGIAGLALGRGTPARLRLVKGSHIIVPRLYQGDHAYIFQQEDGRIVFAIPYEHDFTLIGTTDELFEGDPGTVAISPEERAYLRDAVGGYFRTGIAEEDIVSTYAGVRPLYDDHAASNSTVTRDYVFELDADDGAAPILSIYGGKITTFRKLAEHALEKLSDHLPMREAWTKDAPLPGGDMADFEGFVKRAGERYSWLPPRLLRRLCRAYGTRIDRVIGTADGMDRLGEHFGGDLYEAELRYLAREEFAQCAEDVLWRRGKLGLHLPDAAASRIDAWFAAGIAGGSAA, encoded by the coding sequence TTGCGCGATCTGCTTGTCATCGGCGGCGGGATCAACGGCGCGGGCATCGCCCGCGACGCCGCCGGGCGCGGCCTGTCGGTGACCTTGTGCGAGAAGGACGATCTCGCCGCCCATACCTCGTCCGCCAGCACCAAGCTGGTCCATGGCGGGCTGCGCTATCTCGAGACCTACGAATTCCGCCTTGTCGCCGAGGCCTTGCGCGAGCGCGAGGTGCTGCTGAAGGCCGCGCCCCATATCGTTTGGCCGCTGCGCTTCGTGTTGCCGCATGACAGGAATCTGCGCCCGCGCTGGATGCTGCGGCTGGGCCTGTTCCTCTATGACCGGATCGGCGGGCGGCGCACCCTGCCGGGGAGCCATGGCGTCGACCTTCGCAAACCGCCGCATCGCGCGATCCTCAAGGACCGGCTGACTCGCGGGTTCGAATATTCGGACTGCTGGGTCGAGGATTCGCGAATGACCGTGCTGGCCGCAATGGATGCGCGCGAGCTGGGCGCGGAAATTTTGACGCGCACCGAATGTATCGGGCTGGAACGGACCGCGGATGGCTGGATCGCCGCCTTGCGCCAGCCGGACGGCAGCGAGCGCGTGGTCGAAGCGCGCGCCGTGGTCAATGCCGCAGGGCCTTGGGTGGACGGGATCGCGGGCCTCGCTCTCGGCAGGGGAACGCCCGCGCGGCTGAGGCTGGTCAAGGGCAGCCACATCATCGTGCCGCGCCTTTATCAGGGCGACCATGCCTATATCTTCCAGCAGGAGGACGGGCGGATCGTGTTCGCGATACCTTACGAGCACGACTTCACGCTGATCGGAACGACGGACGAGCTGTTCGAAGGCGATCCGGGGACGGTCGCGATCTCGCCCGAAGAGCGCGCCTATTTGCGCGATGCGGTCGGCGGGTATTTCCGCACGGGCATCGCGGAGGAGGATATCGTCTCGACCTATGCGGGCGTGCGGCCGCTCTATGACGATCATGCCGCCAGCAATTCCACCGTCACCCGCGATTACGTGTTCGAACTGGACGCCGATGATGGCGCCGCGCCGATCCTGTCGATCTATGGCGGCAAGATCACCACCTTCCGCAAGCTTGCCGAACACGCGCTCGAAAAACTGTCGGATCACCTGCCGATGCGCGAAGCCTGGACGAAGGACGCGCCGCTGCCCGGTGGCGACATGGCGGATTTCGAAGGCTTCGTGAAACGCGCGGGCGAGCGGTATTCATGGCTGCCGCCCCGATTGCTGCGCCGCCTCTGCCGCGCCTATGGGACGCGGATCGACCGGGTGATCGGCACGGCGGACGGGATGGACCGGCTGGGCGAACATTTCGGCGGCGACCTCTACGAGGCGGAATTGCGCTATCTCGCCCGCGAGGAATTCGCGCAGTGCGCCGAGGACGTGCTGTGGCGGCGCGGCAAGCTCGGCCTGCATCTCCCGGACGCTGCGGCATCGCGGATCGACGCGTGGTTTGCGGCCGGGATTGCAGGCGGGTCGGCGGCTTAG
- the putA gene encoding bifunctional proline dehydrogenase/L-glutamate gamma-semialdehyde dehydrogenase PutA — protein MSASPAASTRAIAADPLDRTTLRQAYRMEEEACIAERLDQARAVSQAHAKSAKLAVRLVEGARKRKASGIDAFLQQFGLATEEGIALMCLAEALLRVPDAQTADALIRDKIGDIDWREHLGESSSTFVNAATFSLMLTGEVLERPLESQKGMRRTLKATVNRLGEPVIRKATLQAMRILGGQFVFGRTIDEALKRAQPERARGLTHSFDMLGEAAMTFADAERYRVSYEQAIDRLSRETGAGLTASPGISVKLSALYPKYDFMHADAAVAALVPIVHALASRARDADMHFTIDAEEAERLDLSLDVFEALVADDSLFANGTAGGWTGFGLAIQAYQKRGVPLCDWTAKLARRHGRKLFVRLVKGAYWDTEVKLSQVGGYKDFPVFTRKIATDVSYLACAERLLAAGDLVYPAFATHNAYTVASIVSLAEREQRMGKFEFQRLHGMGEDIYGALAQEEGNARTPVRIYAPVGTHKDLLAYLVRRLLENGANSSFVNRMADVDVPAEDLATDPVAELAALAPRRNPDIPLPKDIFPNRRNSAGIDLADPLVREPLLERLEALDEKHWHAQPTFMSDEEGEIAPIDKPHDLNDEVGTRRDALPHEVEDAITRAREIQPRWNAFGGERRALLLEEAADLFEAHTDEFLSLCQREAGKTLPDAVLELREAVDFLRYYAVEARRQFAEPIMLPGPTGEENRLTMAGRGVFATISPWNFPLAIFIGPAAAALAAGNTVVAKPAPQTPLIAAFAVRLCHEAGIPPEVFQLLPGAGEVGEMITSDPRLAGVAFTGSTATAQAINRGLAAREGPIATLIAETGGQNAMIIDSTALPEQVTRDVVASAFQSAGQRCSALRTLYIQEDVADEMLTMIRGAFEALTIGDPQDLATDVGPVIDPDAKAALERHVARRKKNGRQVWRRKLNKGLAAGCFVAPTIIEMDSILDLKRENFGPILHVVRFRADQLGQVVEDINSTGYGLTMGLHSRLEATREFVEARARVGNFYVNRNQIGAVVESQPFGGEGMSGSGPKAGGPHYVARFATERVVCIDTTAAGGNATLLASL, from the coding sequence ATGTCCGCCTCCCCCGCCGCCTCCACCCGCGCGATCGCCGCTGATCCTCTCGACAGGACGACGTTGCGACAGGCCTACCGGATGGAGGAAGAGGCCTGCATTGCCGAGCGACTCGATCAGGCGCGGGCGGTAAGCCAGGCGCACGCGAAATCGGCCAAGCTCGCGGTCCGGCTGGTCGAAGGCGCGCGCAAGCGCAAGGCGAGCGGGATCGACGCCTTCCTGCAGCAATTCGGCCTCGCCACCGAAGAGGGCATCGCGCTGATGTGCCTCGCCGAAGCGCTGCTGCGCGTCCCCGATGCGCAGACCGCCGATGCGCTGATCCGCGACAAGATCGGCGATATCGACTGGCGCGAACATCTCGGCGAAAGCAGCTCGACCTTCGTCAACGCCGCTACCTTCTCGCTGATGCTGACGGGCGAGGTGCTGGAGCGCCCGCTGGAAAGCCAGAAGGGGATGCGGCGTACGCTTAAGGCGACCGTCAATCGCCTGGGCGAGCCGGTGATCCGCAAGGCCACGCTTCAGGCGATGCGCATCCTCGGCGGCCAGTTCGTGTTCGGCCGCACCATCGACGAGGCGCTGAAGCGCGCCCAGCCCGAACGCGCGCGCGGCCTCACCCACAGTTTCGACATGCTCGGCGAAGCGGCGATGACCTTCGCCGATGCCGAACGCTATCGCGTATCCTACGAACAGGCGATCGACCGCCTTTCGCGCGAGACCGGGGCGGGCCTCACGGCATCGCCGGGGATTTCGGTAAAGCTGTCGGCGCTCTATCCCAAATACGACTTCATGCACGCCGACGCCGCCGTTGCCGCGCTGGTGCCGATCGTGCACGCTCTCGCGAGCCGGGCGCGCGATGCGGACATGCATTTCACCATCGACGCGGAGGAAGCCGAACGGCTCGACCTCTCGCTCGACGTGTTCGAAGCGCTGGTCGCCGATGACAGCCTGTTCGCCAACGGGACGGCGGGCGGCTGGACCGGGTTCGGCCTCGCCATCCAGGCCTATCAGAAGCGCGGCGTTCCCTTGTGCGACTGGACCGCGAAGCTGGCGCGGCGCCACGGGCGCAAGCTGTTCGTGCGCCTGGTCAAGGGTGCTTACTGGGATACCGAGGTCAAACTCAGCCAGGTCGGCGGATACAAGGATTTCCCCGTCTTCACGCGCAAGATCGCGACCGACGTGTCCTATCTCGCCTGCGCCGAACGGCTGCTGGCGGCAGGCGATCTGGTCTATCCCGCTTTCGCCACGCACAATGCGTATACGGTCGCCTCGATCGTGTCGCTGGCGGAGCGTGAGCAGAGAATGGGAAAATTTGAGTTCCAGCGCCTCCACGGCATGGGCGAGGACATTTACGGCGCCTTGGCCCAGGAAGAAGGCAATGCGCGCACGCCGGTGCGGATCTATGCGCCGGTCGGTACGCACAAGGACCTGCTCGCCTATCTGGTGCGGCGCCTGCTCGAGAACGGGGCCAATTCCAGCTTCGTCAATCGCATGGCGGATGTCGATGTCCCTGCCGAGGACCTCGCCACCGATCCGGTCGCGGAGCTGGCCGCGCTCGCGCCGCGCCGCAATCCCGATATCCCGCTGCCCAAGGATATCTTCCCCAATCGCCGGAACAGCGCCGGGATCGACCTCGCCGATCCGCTGGTGCGCGAGCCGCTCTTGGAACGGCTCGAAGCGCTCGACGAGAAGCATTGGCACGCGCAGCCCACCTTCATGAGCGACGAGGAGGGCGAGATCGCCCCGATCGACAAGCCGCACGATCTGAATGACGAGGTCGGGACGCGGCGCGATGCGCTGCCGCACGAGGTCGAGGATGCGATCACCCGCGCGCGCGAAATCCAGCCGCGCTGGAACGCCTTCGGGGGCGAGCGGCGTGCGCTCCTGCTCGAGGAAGCGGCCGACCTGTTCGAGGCGCACACCGACGAGTTCCTCTCGCTCTGCCAGCGCGAGGCGGGCAAGACCCTGCCCGACGCCGTGCTCGAACTGCGTGAGGCGGTCGATTTCCTGCGCTATTACGCAGTCGAGGCGCGGCGCCAGTTCGCCGAACCGATCATGCTGCCCGGACCTACCGGGGAAGAGAACCGGCTGACCATGGCAGGGCGCGGCGTGTTCGCCACGATCAGCCCGTGGAATTTCCCGCTCGCTATCTTCATCGGCCCCGCCGCCGCCGCGCTGGCGGCGGGCAACACCGTCGTCGCCAAGCCCGCCCCGCAGACGCCGCTGATCGCCGCTTTCGCGGTAAGGCTGTGCCACGAGGCGGGCATCCCGCCCGAAGTCTTCCAACTCTTGCCCGGCGCGGGCGAAGTCGGCGAGATGATCACCTCCGACCCGCGCCTTGCGGGTGTTGCCTTCACCGGATCGACCGCCACCGCGCAGGCGATCAATCGCGGCCTCGCCGCGCGCGAGGGGCCGATCGCCACGCTGATCGCGGAAACCGGCGGGCAGAACGCGATGATTATCGATTCGACCGCCCTGCCCGAACAGGTCACGCGCGATGTCGTCGCGAGCGCGTTCCAGAGCGCGGGCCAACGCTGTTCGGCCCTGCGCACGCTCTATATCCAGGAAGACGTCGCGGACGAGATGCTGACGATGATCCGCGGCGCGTTCGAAGCGCTGACGATCGGCGATCCGCAGGACCTCGCCACCGATGTCGGCCCGGTGATCGATCCGGACGCCAAGGCCGCGCTCGAACGCCATGTCGCCCGGCGCAAGAAGAACGGACGGCAGGTCTGGCGGCGCAAGCTCAACAAGGGGCTCGCGGCAGGCTGCTTCGTCGCGCCGACCATCATCGAGATGGACTCGATCCTCGACCTGAAGCGCGAGAATTTCGGGCCGATCCTACACGTCGTCCGCTTCCGCGCCGACCAGCTCGGCCAGGTGGTCGAGGATATCAATTCGACCGGATACGGGCTGACGATGGGCCTTCACAGCCGCCTCGAAGCGACGCGCGAATTCGTCGAGGCGCGGGCGCGGGTCGGCAATTTCTACGTCAACCGCAACCAGATCGGCGCGGTCGTGGAAAGCCAGCCCTTCGGTGGCGAGGGCATGTCGGGGAGCGGCCCCAAGGCGGGTGGCCCGCATTACGTCGCGCGCTTCGCGACCGAACGCGTGGTCTGCATCGACACCACGGCGGCGGGTGGCAACGCGACGCTGCTCGCATCTCTCTGA
- a CDS encoding nucleotidyl transferase AbiEii/AbiGii toxin family protein, whose product MTARASEWRKLLDKALPALDHVFGAQPEKTDSPDWTLGGGTAIAIQIDHRISYDIDIFVPGTALRNFVPANNPASRGISERFQWPGHYLKFELDEGEIDFLSPPLQTEPGFEWARYGDRRIALETPEEVIIKKIRYRSAKFTPRDVYDLAAVSQERTALATIMSEETSDALPRLKESLRILEAKGGTDLSSYVTPTAKGRAILHDAFRVAKATVGEAMGMADRTSRQTSHDPRRFPPPDRGIGD is encoded by the coding sequence ATGACCGCAAGGGCCTCTGAATGGCGAAAGCTCCTCGACAAGGCGCTTCCGGCGCTGGATCACGTGTTCGGCGCGCAACCGGAGAAGACGGATAGCCCCGACTGGACGCTCGGGGGTGGCACCGCGATCGCCATCCAGATCGACCATCGCATATCCTACGACATCGACATCTTCGTGCCGGGCACTGCGCTCAGGAACTTCGTGCCCGCGAACAATCCTGCCTCACGCGGCATTTCCGAACGCTTCCAGTGGCCGGGTCACTACCTGAAGTTCGAGCTCGACGAGGGAGAGATCGACTTCCTCTCCCCACCCCTGCAGACCGAACCGGGCTTCGAGTGGGCCAGATACGGGGATCGGCGGATCGCCCTCGAGACACCCGAGGAAGTGATCATCAAGAAAATCCGATATCGATCAGCCAAGTTCACGCCTCGTGACGTCTACGATCTGGCAGCCGTTTCCCAGGAAAGGACCGCCCTCGCCACGATCATGTCGGAAGAGACATCCGACGCCCTGCCGCGCCTCAAGGAGTCGCTGCGCATATTGGAGGCCAAGGGCGGGACCGATCTGTCCTCCTACGTCACGCCAACAGCTAAGGGGCGGGCGATCCTCCACGACGCGTTCCGCGTCGCCAAGGCGACTGTCGGCGAAGCCATGGGCATGGCGGACCGGACCTCGCGGCAGACGTCACATGATCCACGTCGATTCCCGCCGCCGGATCGCGGCATCGGGGACTGA
- the acs gene encoding acetate--CoA ligase, with amino-acid sequence MADQAEWVKRPEAAIAAARCTETEYDALYARSLKDADGFWAEQAERLDWIAKPSTIADWSFDPVAIKWFSDGRLNICHSAVDRHVENGHGDAIALIFEPDDPKSDARQITYADLQREVVKMANTLKTMGVEKGDRVTIYMPMVPEGAFAMLACARIGAVHSVIFGGFSPEAIAGRVEDCESDWIVTADEGLRGGKRIPLKANVDKALEKVSVKAVLVLRHTGGDIAMSEGRDHWYHELSEGVSDSCPCEPMDAEDPLFILYTSGSTGKPKGVLHTTGGYAVWTETTFRYVFDYRPGEVYWCTADIGWVTGHSYIVYGPLLNRATALMFEGVPNYPDHDRFWAVCEKHRVNIFYTAPTAIRALMREGAGHVAKHDLSSLRLLGSVGEPINPEAWRWYHDHVGRGEAPIVDTWWQTETGGIMITTLPGAHDMKPGSAGKPFFGIVPELVENDGVVLEGKAEGNLCIARSWPGQARTVYGDHDRFVQTYFSTYPGKYFTGDGCRRDEDGYYWITGRVDDVINVSGHRMGTAEVESALVLHPKVSEAAVVGYPHDIKGQGIYCYVTLNAGEEPDGDLEAELRQWVRKEIGPIATPDHLHFTPALPKTRSGKIMRRILRKIAEQEYGSLGDTSTLADPGIVDALIETRKGNAAR; translated from the coding sequence ATGGCGGATCAGGCGGAATGGGTGAAGCGGCCCGAAGCGGCGATCGCGGCGGCGCGGTGCACCGAAACCGAATATGACGCGCTCTATGCGCGCAGCCTGAAGGATGCGGACGGGTTCTGGGCCGAACAGGCCGAGCGGCTCGACTGGATCGCCAAACCGTCGACCATCGCGGACTGGTCGTTCGATCCGGTCGCTATCAAGTGGTTTTCCGATGGCAGGCTCAACATCTGCCACAGCGCCGTCGATCGCCATGTCGAGAACGGCCATGGCGATGCGATCGCGCTGATCTTCGAGCCCGACGATCCGAAAAGCGATGCGCGCCAGATCACCTATGCCGATCTGCAGCGCGAGGTCGTCAAGATGGCGAACACGCTCAAGACTATGGGCGTCGAAAAGGGCGACCGGGTCACGATCTATATGCCGATGGTGCCCGAAGGCGCCTTCGCCATGCTGGCCTGCGCGCGGATCGGGGCGGTGCATTCGGTGATCTTCGGCGGTTTCTCGCCCGAAGCGATCGCGGGACGGGTCGAGGACTGCGAGAGCGACTGGATCGTCACCGCCGACGAGGGCCTGCGCGGCGGTAAGCGGATCCCATTGAAGGCCAATGTCGACAAGGCGCTCGAAAAAGTTTCGGTGAAGGCGGTTCTGGTGCTGCGCCATACCGGCGGCGATATCGCGATGAGCGAGGGGCGCGATCACTGGTATCACGAACTGTCGGAGGGCGTTTCCGACAGCTGTCCCTGCGAGCCGATGGACGCCGAAGACCCGCTCTTCATCCTTTATACCAGCGGTTCCACCGGCAAGCCAAAGGGGGTGCTGCACACGACCGGCGGTTATGCCGTCTGGACCGAGACGACTTTCCGCTACGTCTTCGATTACCGGCCGGGCGAGGTCTATTGGTGCACCGCCGATATCGGCTGGGTCACCGGGCACAGCTATATCGTTTACGGTCCGCTCTTGAACCGGGCGACCGCGCTGATGTTCGAAGGGGTGCCGAATTACCCCGATCACGACCGGTTCTGGGCGGTGTGCGAGAAGCATCGGGTCAACATCTTCTACACCGCCCCCACCGCGATCCGCGCCCTGATGCGCGAAGGGGCGGGCCATGTCGCGAAGCACGATCTCTCTTCGCTCCGCCTGCTCGGTAGTGTGGGCGAGCCGATCAATCCCGAAGCCTGGCGCTGGTATCACGATCATGTCGGCCGCGGCGAAGCGCCGATCGTCGACACCTGGTGGCAGACCGAGACGGGCGGGATCATGATCACCACGCTTCCCGGTGCGCACGACATGAAGCCGGGCAGCGCGGGCAAGCCCTTTTTCGGGATCGTGCCCGAACTGGTCGAGAACGACGGTGTGGTTTTGGAGGGCAAGGCCGAGGGGAATCTCTGCATCGCGAGGAGCTGGCCCGGCCAGGCGCGCACCGTCTATGGCGATCACGACCGTTTCGTGCAGACCTATTTCAGCACCTATCCGGGCAAATATTTCACCGGCGACGGATGCCGCCGCGATGAAGACGGCTATTACTGGATCACGGGGCGGGTGGACGATGTCATCAACGTCTCGGGCCACCGCATGGGCACCGCCGAGGTCGAGAGCGCGCTGGTCCTGCATCCCAAAGTGTCCGAAGCCGCCGTCGTCGGCTATCCGCACGATATCAAGGGGCAGGGGATCTATTGCTACGTGACTCTGAACGCGGGCGAGGAGCCGGACGGCGATCTCGAAGCGGAATTGCGCCAATGGGTGCGTAAGGAGATCGGCCCGATCGCCACGCCCGACCATCTCCATTTCACCCCCGCTCTGCCCAAGACGCGCAGCGGCAAGATCATGCGACGCATCCTGAGGAAGATCGCGGAGCAGGAATACGGCTCGCTGGGAGACACCTCGACTCTGGCCGATCCGGGAATCGTCGACGCGCTGATCGAAACGCGGAAAGGTAACGCGGCGCGATGA
- the mtnP gene encoding S-methyl-5'-thioadenosine phosphorylase — MSGEWVLGIIGGSGLYAMDALEDEQWIEVKSSFGEPSDAILCGRIAGVKVRFLPRHGRGHRILPGQLNARANIDAMKRAGCTDLLAISAVGSLSEPLAPGHFAAVDQFIDRTQGRASTFFDNGLVAHVSMGDPVCPRLSGYAADAVERAGGTVRRGATYLAMEGPQFSTRAESKLYRSWGAEVIGMTGMPEARLAREAELPYALMAMVTDYDSWRDKEAAVDVSDILETMHANGEIARKAVEKLCALLPERREASPIDTALEHAIITAPEQRDRAVMARLDAVAGRVLNGGQS; from the coding sequence ATGAGCGGGGAATGGGTCCTCGGAATCATCGGCGGATCGGGCCTTTACGCCATGGATGCGTTGGAGGACGAGCAGTGGATCGAGGTGAAGTCCTCGTTCGGGGAACCGTCCGACGCGATCCTGTGCGGGCGGATCGCGGGCGTGAAGGTGCGCTTCCTCCCCCGCCACGGGCGCGGGCATCGCATCCTTCCCGGCCAGTTGAATGCGCGCGCGAATATCGATGCGATGAAGCGCGCCGGCTGCACCGATCTGCTCGCCATCTCGGCGGTCGGGTCTTTGTCGGAACCGCTCGCGCCCGGCCATTTCGCGGCGGTCGACCAGTTCATCGACAGGACCCAGGGCCGCGCCTCGACCTTTTTCGATAACGGCCTCGTCGCCCATGTCTCGATGGGCGATCCGGTCTGCCCGCGCCTGTCGGGATACGCCGCCGATGCGGTCGAGCGGGCGGGCGGCACGGTGCGGCGCGGCGCCACCTATCTGGCGATGGAGGGCCCGCAATTCTCCACCCGCGCCGAAAGCAAGCTCTACAGAAGCTGGGGCGCGGAGGTGATCGGCATGACGGGAATGCCCGAGGCCAGGCTCGCCCGCGAGGCGGAGCTGCCCTATGCCCTGATGGCCATGGTCACCGATTATGACAGCTGGCGGGACAAGGAGGCGGCGGTCGATGTCTCCGACATCCTCGAAACCATGCACGCCAATGGCGAGATCGCGAGGAAGGCGGTCGAGAAACTGTGCGCCCTCCTCCCCGAACGCCGCGAAGCGTCGCCGATCGATACCGCGCTCGAACACGCCATAATCACCGCGCCCGAACAGCGCGATCGCGCGGTGATGGCGCGGCTCGATGCGGTGGCGGGCCGCGTGCTGAACGGGGGACAAAGCTAG
- a CDS encoding helicase HerA domain-containing protein codes for MRAQIEIGRQAGGQTVPVDVEELLATRLLVQGNSGSGKSHLLRRLLEQSAGLVQQVVIDPEGDFTSLADEFGHIVIDGGAHTSREIETLAARIRQHRASVVLALDELEVEQQIRCAALFLTALFDAPREHWYPALVVVDEAQMFAPAAAGEMAEDTRRMTLSAMTNLMCRGRKRGLAGIVATQRLAKLAKNVAAEASNFLMGRTFLDIDMQRAADLLGMDRRQAERIRDLQRGHFLGLGPAISRSPVAVEIGSVRTGGKNASEGLMPLPDASGGELEALLHTDLAQAAAEPAPPPRPAPAPRPSAEIEQAIAASAAVERPAPGDDETPDAASAAPAPSREDAEEGLERIVRELAMEDGATFQSQTSLFRNFAVRCRQAGVPSAHVDMMQFRRLFAYASSGLDRLEPGKRETIEELAQAVPEDVLAPYLTLAVNAALGRTAPDEDELARAYGSSSPSRIRRLLDHLERQGLIVVREDFGGERTVTVAGLETV; via the coding sequence GTGAGGGCGCAGATCGAAATCGGCAGGCAGGCGGGCGGGCAAACCGTGCCCGTGGACGTGGAGGAACTCCTCGCCACGCGCCTGCTCGTCCAGGGCAATTCGGGCTCGGGCAAGTCGCACCTTCTGCGCCGCCTCCTCGAACAGAGCGCTGGCCTCGTCCAGCAGGTGGTGATCGACCCCGAAGGCGATTTCACCAGCCTTGCCGACGAATTCGGCCATATCGTGATCGACGGCGGCGCGCACACCTCGCGCGAGATCGAGACGCTGGCCGCGCGCATCCGCCAGCACCGCGCCTCGGTCGTCCTGGCGCTGGACGAGCTGGAGGTCGAACAGCAGATCCGCTGCGCCGCCCTGTTCCTGACCGCTTTGTTCGATGCCCCGCGCGAACACTGGTATCCCGCGCTCGTGGTGGTGGACGAGGCGCAGATGTTCGCGCCCGCCGCCGCTGGCGAGATGGCGGAAGATACGCGGCGGATGACCCTGTCCGCCATGACGAACCTGATGTGCCGGGGCAGGAAGCGCGGCCTTGCCGGGATCGTCGCGACGCAGCGGCTGGCGAAGCTCGCCAAGAACGTAGCCGCCGAAGCGTCGAACTTCCTGATGGGCCGCACCTTCCTCGACATCGACATGCAGCGCGCCGCCGACCTTCTCGGCATGGACCGTAGGCAGGCCGAACGCATCCGCGACTTGCAGCGCGGCCATTTCCTCGGCCTCGGCCCCGCGATCAGCCGCAGCCCGGTCGCGGTCGAAATCGGATCGGTCAGGACCGGCGGCAAGAACGCGTCCGAAGGGCTGATGCCTTTGCCCGATGCGAGCGGGGGCGAGCTGGAAGCGCTGCTCCACACCGATCTCGCCCAGGCCGCCGCCGAACCCGCGCCGCCGCCGCGCCCGGCCCCCGCGCCCCGGCCATCGGCTGAGATCGAACAGGCGATCGCGGCGAGCGCAGCCGTCGAGCGACCGGCACCCGGCGATGACGAGACGCCGGATGCCGCATCCGCAGCCCCGGCCCCGTCGAGGGAAGATGCGGAGGAAGGGCTAGAGCGAATCGTGCGCGAGTTGGCGATGGAGGACGGAGCGACCTTCCAGTCGCAGACTTCGCTGTTCCGCAATTTCGCGGTCCGCTGCCGCCAGGCGGGCGTGCCGAGCGCGCATGTCGACATGATGCAGTTCCGCCGCCTGTTCGCCTATGCCAGCAGCGGGCTCGACCGGCTTGAGCCGGGCAAGCGCGAGACGATCGAGGAATTGGCCCAAGCCGTGCCCGAAGACGTCCTCGCGCCCTATCTGACGCTGGCGGTCAACGCGGCGCTCGGCCGCACCGCGCCCGACGAGGACGAACTCGCCCGCGCCTATGGCAGCTCCTCGCCCAGCCGCATCCGCCGCCTGCTCGACCATCTCGAAAGGCAGGGCCTGATCGTGGTGCGCGAGGATTTCGGCGGCGAGCGCACGGTGACGGTGGCGGGGCTGGAAACCGTCTGA
- the dcd gene encoding dCTP deaminase, with amino-acid sequence MAILSDKWIRDKALNEGMIEPFVEAQRRDGCISYGLSSFGYDARVAPEFKIFTNVDSAVVDPKDFAANSFVDRETDVCVIPPNSFALARTVEYFRVPEDVLVICLGKSTYARCGIIVNVTPLEPGWEGHVTLEFSNTTPLPAKIYANEGACQFLFLQGNERPEVTYNDRAGKYMGQRGVTLPRL; translated from the coding sequence ATGGCGATTCTCTCCGACAAATGGATCCGCGACAAGGCGCTGAACGAGGGCATGATCGAGCCCTTCGTGGAAGCGCAGCGGCGCGACGGCTGCATTTCCTACGGGCTCAGCTCGTTCGGTTACGACGCGCGGGTCGCGCCCGAATTCAAGATCTTCACCAATGTCGACAGCGCGGTGGTCGATCCCAAGGATTTCGCCGCCAACAGCTTCGTCGACCGCGAGACCGATGTCTGCGTGATCCCGCCCAACAGCTTCGCGCTTGCCCGCACGGTCGAATATTTCCGCGTGCCGGAAGACGTGCTGGTGATCTGCCTCGGCAAGAGCACCTATGCGCGGTGCGGGATCATCGTGAACGTCACGCCGCTGGAGCCGGGCTGGGAAGGGCATGTGACGCTCGAATTTTCGAACACCACGCCGCTGCCCGCGAAAATCTACGCCAATGAGGGCGCGTGCCAGTTCCTTTTCCTGCAAGGCAATGAACGGCCGGAGGTCACCTATAACGACCGGGCGGGCAAATATATGGGCCAGCGCGGGGTGACCTTGCCGAGACTGTAA